One Actinomadura viridis genomic region harbors:
- a CDS encoding LacI family DNA-binding transcriptional regulator: MVREAPPDDRGQPGPTIYEVARHAGVSIATVSRALRGTGPVAPATRERVMAAVRELRFTPSRLGVSLAEGRHAANGIVFPDLSGPYFAEVLLGYEEVASRLGRSVIILSRHTQTDIDRQVRELAGRVDGLVVFGDTVGDDLIGEIVGSGVPVVLLARTPVVGADLVSSENTRSARALTEHLLGHGHRDFVLLGAPAGEDDIGERWAGVTATLAEHRITAPEPVACELTVDGGLKAGRALLRSALPDVVACADDQLALGVLLAAEERGLSVPGDLAVTGWDDIMAARFARPALTTVRQPMRELGARAALALDQLITGERATARRQTLATELVVRTSCGTHPVEEQ; this comes from the coding sequence ATGGTGCGAGAAGCCCCGCCCGACGATCGAGGCCAGCCAGGGCCGACGATCTACGAGGTCGCGCGGCACGCCGGTGTCTCGATCGCGACCGTGTCCCGGGCGCTGCGCGGCACGGGGCCGGTCGCCCCGGCCACCCGCGAGAGGGTCATGGCGGCGGTCCGCGAGCTGCGGTTCACCCCCAGCCGCCTGGGCGTCTCCCTGGCCGAGGGGCGGCACGCCGCGAACGGGATCGTCTTCCCCGACCTGTCCGGCCCCTACTTCGCGGAGGTCCTGCTCGGGTACGAGGAGGTCGCCTCCCGGCTGGGCCGGTCGGTGATCATCCTGTCCCGGCACACCCAGACCGACATCGACCGGCAGGTGCGGGAACTGGCGGGCCGGGTCGACGGGCTGGTGGTCTTCGGCGACACCGTCGGGGACGACCTGATCGGGGAGATCGTCGGCTCCGGGGTCCCGGTCGTGCTGCTGGCCCGTACCCCCGTGGTCGGCGCCGACCTGGTCAGCTCGGAGAACACCCGGAGCGCCCGCGCGCTCACCGAGCATCTGCTCGGCCACGGCCATCGCGACTTCGTCCTGCTCGGCGCCCCCGCGGGCGAGGACGACATCGGCGAACGGTGGGCGGGGGTGACCGCCACCCTCGCCGAGCACCGGATCACCGCCCCCGAGCCCGTGGCCTGCGAGCTCACCGTGGACGGCGGCCTGAAGGCGGGGCGCGCGCTGCTGCGGTCGGCACTCCCGGACGTCGTGGCCTGCGCCGACGACCAGCTGGCCCTGGGCGTCCTGCTCGCCGCGGAGGAGCGCGGCCTGAGCGTGCCCGGCGACCTGGCGGTGACCGGCTGGGACGACATCATGGCCGCCCGGTTCGCCCGCCCCGCCCTCACCACCGTCCGCCAGCCCATGCGCGAGCTCGGCGCCCGCGCCGCACTGGCCCTCGACCAGCTCATCACCGGCGAGCGGGCCACGGCCCGCCGCCAGACCCTCGCCACCGAACTCGTCGTCCGGACGAGCTGTGGCACCCACCCCGTGGAGGAGCAATGA
- a CDS encoding carbohydrate ABC transporter permease, with protein MFRSVRRALLYPALTLGLGLVVTPFGWAVLSSFKHEPEIRRDPPTFLPEAPTLAGYRELFERLDLLPVFANSVITAVVIVAANLLFCSMVAYALTKLPFRAARLVFALIMAQMMVPPIVLMIPQFVVVANLGLVDTLLGIVLPYLVTPLGVFLMRQFMAEIPDELVHAARIDGAGEFRIFFRIVLPLCKPAMATLTLVTFLAAWNNFLWPAVVAQSHDKYTLPVALAIFSNQEATHYGMLLAGAVVVVAPIVAIFLVLQRFFVEGIASTGIK; from the coding sequence ATGTTCCGTTCGGTGCGCCGCGCACTGCTCTACCCGGCCCTCACCCTCGGCCTGGGGCTGGTCGTCACGCCCTTCGGCTGGGCGGTGCTCAGCTCGTTCAAGCACGAGCCGGAGATCCGCCGGGATCCGCCCACGTTCCTGCCGGAGGCCCCGACCCTGGCCGGCTACCGGGAGCTGTTCGAACGGCTCGACCTGCTGCCGGTCTTCGCCAACAGCGTCATCACCGCGGTGGTCATCGTGGCCGCCAACCTGCTGTTCTGCTCGATGGTCGCCTACGCCCTGACCAAGCTGCCGTTCCGCGCCGCCAGGCTGGTGTTCGCCCTGATCATGGCGCAGATGATGGTGCCGCCGATCGTGCTGATGATCCCGCAGTTCGTCGTGGTGGCCAACCTCGGCCTCGTCGACACGCTGCTGGGCATCGTGCTGCCGTACCTGGTCACGCCGCTGGGCGTCTTCCTGATGCGGCAGTTCATGGCGGAGATCCCCGACGAGCTGGTGCACGCCGCGCGGATCGACGGCGCGGGCGAGTTCCGGATCTTCTTCCGGATCGTGCTGCCGCTGTGCAAGCCCGCGATGGCGACGCTGACGCTGGTCACCTTCCTGGCCGCCTGGAACAACTTCCTGTGGCCCGCCGTGGTGGCGCAGAGCCACGACAAGTACACCCTGCCGGTCGCGCTGGCGATCTTCTCCAACCAGGAGGCCACCCACTACGGGATGCTCCTGGCCGGCGCGGTCGTGGTCGTCGCACCGATCGTCGCGATCTTCCTCGTCCTCCAGCGGTTCTTCGTCGAGGGCATAGCGAGCACCGGCATCAAGTAG
- a CDS encoding extracellular solute-binding protein, producing MRRLGGRTGLARAAIGVVVASLALSACGREGGAGGQEKAEDAGTGKISGTVKVWAMGSEGELLGDFAKEFERANPGVRIEVTPMGMDVAHDRLVSSIAGNKTPDVSMIGTTWMGELAKTGALDPAPGNLFDKARFFPGSWDTVQFNNTAYGVPWYVETRAFYYRKDLAEKAGVKPPTTWEETRAFAKAVRDEAGASQGIYQNFRIDNWQEILPLVWQSGGDIMNAGKTEWTLDTPEMVKALTHFQSFYKDGTAPNKIDTGAFPQNFIKGQAAAFYSGPWMIYSTEKDGGPGFSEKFDVAPYPKGSAGGTSLVGGGDLVVFKSTKNRDAAWRFVQWLTDPKTQAKWFTVSKDLPAVQSAWEDPALKADKRVAVFGETLKNAKTPPPLPTWTQVGKAMERETEKLALLKQTPEQAAAAMQKAAEQIGTGS from the coding sequence ATGAGAAGACTCGGCGGCCGTACCGGGCTCGCCCGCGCCGCGATCGGCGTCGTCGTGGCGTCCCTGGCACTGAGCGCCTGCGGCAGGGAAGGCGGCGCGGGCGGCCAGGAGAAGGCCGAGGACGCCGGCACCGGCAAGATCTCCGGCACCGTCAAGGTGTGGGCGATGGGCAGCGAGGGCGAGCTGCTCGGCGACTTCGCCAAGGAGTTCGAGCGGGCCAACCCCGGGGTGCGGATCGAGGTGACGCCGATGGGGATGGACGTCGCGCACGACCGGCTCGTCTCGTCGATCGCGGGGAACAAGACCCCCGACGTCAGCATGATCGGCACCACCTGGATGGGCGAGCTGGCCAAGACCGGCGCGCTCGACCCCGCCCCCGGGAACCTGTTCGACAAGGCGAGGTTCTTCCCCGGCTCGTGGGACACCGTCCAGTTCAACAACACCGCCTACGGCGTCCCCTGGTACGTGGAGACCCGCGCGTTCTACTACCGCAAGGACCTCGCCGAGAAGGCGGGCGTGAAGCCGCCCACCACGTGGGAGGAGACGCGGGCGTTCGCCAAGGCCGTACGGGACGAGGCGGGGGCGTCCCAGGGCATCTACCAGAACTTCCGGATCGACAACTGGCAGGAGATCCTGCCGCTGGTCTGGCAGTCGGGCGGCGACATCATGAACGCCGGGAAGACCGAATGGACGCTCGACACCCCCGAGATGGTCAAGGCGCTGACCCACTTCCAGTCGTTCTACAAGGACGGCACCGCCCCCAACAAGATCGACACCGGGGCGTTCCCGCAGAACTTCATCAAGGGCCAGGCCGCGGCGTTCTACTCCGGCCCCTGGATGATCTACTCGACGGAGAAGGACGGCGGTCCGGGCTTCTCCGAGAAGTTCGACGTGGCCCCCTACCCCAAGGGCAGCGCGGGCGGCACCTCCCTGGTCGGCGGCGGTGACCTGGTCGTCTTCAAGAGCACGAAGAACCGGGACGCCGCCTGGCGCTTCGTCCAGTGGCTGACCGACCCGAAGACCCAGGCCAAGTGGTTCACCGTCTCCAAGGACCTGCCCGCCGTGCAGTCCGCCTGGGAGGACCCCGCGCTCAAGGCCGACAAGCGGGTCGCGGTGTTCGGCGAGACGCTGAAGAACGCCAAGACCCCGCCGCCGCTGCCGACCTGGACCCAGGTCGGCAAGGCCATGGAACGCGAGACCGAGAAGCTGGCGCTGCTCAAGCAGACCCCCGAACAGGCCGCCGCGGCGATGCAGAAGGCGGCCGAGCAGATCGGAACGGGCAGCTAG
- a CDS encoding helix-turn-helix domain-containing protein produces MTRSDLGAYLGACRARVTPDQANLPASGHRRVPGLRREEVASLAGISVDYYIRLEQGRERTPSAQVVDALAAALRLDEDGRRHLFRLAGLSPRGRAAAPAGRVDPSLLELMAAWPHNPAIVYNRAYDVLASNAIADALFHDWAHSRNLMRVVFTDPAARTFYRDWHDVARNTVAGFRLGYGQSPDDPRIREVLTGLLRDSPEFADLWARNDARGKALERKRFVHRAVGPLTLTMQTFDVRGGTGQEIVVYHADPGSPSAEALSLLGSLAATSSHHP; encoded by the coding sequence ATGACACGCTCCGACCTGGGCGCCTACCTCGGCGCCTGCCGGGCCCGCGTCACCCCGGACCAGGCGAACCTGCCGGCCTCGGGGCACCGCCGGGTCCCCGGCCTCCGGCGCGAGGAGGTGGCGTCGCTGGCCGGGATCAGCGTCGACTACTACATCCGGCTCGAACAGGGACGCGAGCGCACGCCTTCGGCCCAGGTGGTCGACGCCCTGGCCGCCGCCCTGCGCCTGGACGAGGACGGCCGCCGCCATCTGTTCCGCCTGGCCGGCCTCAGCCCGCGGGGCCGGGCCGCCGCGCCGGCCGGCCGCGTCGACCCGAGCCTGCTGGAGCTGATGGCCGCCTGGCCGCACAACCCGGCCATCGTCTACAACCGTGCCTACGACGTCCTGGCGTCGAACGCGATCGCCGACGCGCTGTTCCACGACTGGGCGCACTCGCGCAACCTCATGCGCGTCGTGTTCACCGACCCGGCCGCCCGCACGTTCTACCGGGACTGGCACGACGTCGCGCGTAACACGGTGGCGGGCTTCCGGCTGGGTTACGGCCAGTCCCCCGACGACCCCCGGATACGGGAAGTGCTCACCGGGCTGCTCCGCGACAGCCCCGAGTTCGCGGACCTGTGGGCCCGCAACGACGCCCGGGGCAAGGCCCTGGAACGCAAGCGCTTCGTTCACCGTGCCGTCGGCCCGCTGACGCTGACCATGCAGACCTTCGACGTCCGGGGCGGCACCGGCCAGGAAATCGTCGTTTACCACGCCGACCCGGGCTCGCCGAGCGCTGAGGCGCTCTCCCTGCTCGGCTCCCTCGCCGCCACCTCAAGCCATCACCCCTGA
- a CDS encoding glucoamylase family protein — protein sequence MRARLRVLTTTLAASAITAALAAPVNAPALADPGTAAGEASANAPRERAPRDGKRQDALLRTFAADTWKSLAAMVAPATGLPSDGVSGDLTTPDKVTSPTNIGGYMWSTVVARDLGLIGAADAEARIARAIASVERLDRHESGQFFNWYDPATLKVVTTWPSTGAPVKPFLSSVDNAWLAGALMTVRNAVPSTAAAANRILKGMDFAAYYDPKGAPNGTGLLRGGFWVNPPDPDCSIKGNYTGGTDVYYTCHVYGAPAETRMATYVGIALGRLPAQHYFGLYRTMGHKDCDFGWQETRPEGTTQTHLGIKVFEGTYGYRGIRLVPTWGGSMFEALMPDLLVPERKWAPTSWGRNHPAYVAAQIEHGLREAKYGYWGFSPSNDPDGGYREYGVDGIGIQGDGYTSDQERTQTDPGYEGCRPAAPAPASFGDGVVTPHAAFLALPYARNAALDNLVKLKADFPSYGPGGFYDAVAVRSGKVSRRYLSLDQSMVMGALGNVLAGGTLHRHFGAGEVAGRLKPVLGLETWNVVLPPAKRPR from the coding sequence ATGCGTGCCCGACTTCGCGTGCTCACCACGACCCTGGCGGCGAGCGCCATCACCGCGGCCCTGGCGGCTCCGGTGAACGCGCCCGCGCTGGCCGACCCCGGCACGGCCGCCGGCGAAGCGTCCGCGAACGCGCCGCGGGAACGGGCGCCGCGGGACGGGAAGCGGCAGGACGCCCTGCTGCGGACCTTCGCCGCCGACACCTGGAAGTCGCTGGCGGCCATGGTCGCCCCGGCGACCGGGCTGCCGTCCGACGGCGTCTCCGGCGACCTGACGACCCCCGACAAGGTGACCTCGCCGACCAACATCGGCGGCTACATGTGGAGCACGGTCGTCGCCCGCGACCTCGGCCTGATCGGCGCCGCCGACGCCGAGGCGCGGATCGCCAGGGCGATCGCCTCCGTCGAGCGGCTGGACCGGCACGAGTCCGGCCAGTTCTTCAACTGGTACGACCCGGCCACCCTGAAGGTCGTGACCACCTGGCCCTCCACCGGCGCCCCGGTCAAGCCGTTCCTGTCCAGCGTGGACAACGCCTGGCTGGCCGGCGCGCTGATGACCGTCCGCAACGCGGTGCCCTCCACCGCCGCCGCGGCGAACCGGATCCTGAAGGGGATGGACTTCGCCGCCTACTACGACCCGAAGGGAGCCCCCAACGGAACGGGCCTGCTGCGCGGAGGCTTCTGGGTGAACCCGCCCGACCCCGACTGCTCCATCAAGGGCAACTACACCGGCGGGACGGACGTCTACTACACCTGCCACGTGTACGGCGCTCCCGCCGAGACCCGCATGGCCACCTACGTCGGCATCGCCCTGGGCCGGCTGCCCGCCCAGCACTACTTCGGCCTGTACCGCACCATGGGACACAAGGACTGCGACTTCGGCTGGCAGGAGACCAGGCCCGAGGGCACCACCCAGACCCACCTGGGCATCAAGGTCTTCGAGGGCACCTACGGCTACCGGGGCATCCGGCTCGTTCCCACCTGGGGCGGCAGCATGTTCGAAGCGCTCATGCCCGACCTCCTCGTCCCCGAGAGGAAATGGGCCCCCACCAGCTGGGGACGCAACCATCCGGCGTACGTGGCGGCCCAGATCGAGCACGGCCTGCGGGAGGCGAAGTACGGCTACTGGGGCTTCTCCCCGTCCAACGACCCCGACGGCGGCTACCGCGAGTACGGCGTCGACGGGATCGGCATCCAGGGCGACGGCTACACCTCCGACCAGGAACGGACCCAGACCGACCCGGGTTACGAGGGCTGCCGTCCCGCCGCCCCGGCCCCGGCCTCCTTCGGCGACGGCGTCGTCACCCCGCACGCCGCGTTCCTGGCCCTCCCGTACGCGCGGAACGCGGCCCTGGACAACCTGGTCAAGCTCAAGGCCGACTTCCCCTCCTACGGCCCCGGCGGTTTCTACGACGCCGTCGCCGTCCGCAGCGGCAAGGTCTCCCGGCGCTACCTTTCCCTCGACCAGTCGATGGTGATGGGCGCGCTCGGGAACGTGCTCGCGGGCGGAACCCTGCACAGGCACTTCGGGGCCGGCGAGGTGGCCGGCCGCCTCAAGCCGGTCCTGGGCCTGGAGACGTGGAACGTCGTCCTGCCGCCCGCGAAACGGCCCCGCTGA
- a CDS encoding metalloregulator ArsR/SmtB family transcription factor — translation MTSLDGLAPAAALFHSLADPVRLSIVQRLVRGEARVVDLTRELELAQSTVSKHLACLRGCKLVDYRAEGRQSFYFIAAPDLLDLLRSAERLLAATDRAVDLCPVMH, via the coding sequence ATGACCTCGTTGGACGGGCTGGCGCCGGCGGCGGCGCTGTTCCATTCCCTGGCCGACCCGGTCCGGCTGTCGATCGTGCAGCGGCTGGTGCGCGGCGAGGCCCGGGTGGTGGACCTGACCCGCGAGCTGGAGCTGGCGCAGTCCACGGTGTCCAAGCACCTGGCCTGCCTGCGGGGCTGCAAGCTGGTGGACTACCGCGCCGAGGGGCGGCAGTCGTTCTACTTCATCGCCGCGCCGGACCTGCTGGACCTGCTGCGTTCGGCCGAGCGGCTGCTGGCCGCCACCGACCGCGCCGTCGACCTGTGCCCGGTCATGCACTGA
- a CDS encoding carbohydrate ABC transporter permease produces the protein MSSLGRTATGKAPAAPRPASGLLRRGGPAGRRGPRAAPPRRPRGAGRRGARIAWLFSAPFLVIFLGLYAGPLLAGLGMSVTDLRSTDVRDPFAVNGVGLDNYTRLFQDEVMRRAAANTAFFVVTAVPLTILMGLAAAVALHAGIERFRTPFRIGYFLPHVTSIVGIAVVWRFLLDPEAGLVNEGLAWIGIDGPAWLSDERTALPSLVVMAAWRGFGFDMVIFLAALQGIPRDLYEAADVDGAGAWARFRSITLPMLRPALLFTTVYSTIGFMQFMEEPLVMTKGGPDNATLSASLAIYQQFGVGNYGYAGAAASVLFTVIIALTFLQFRLMRAKHH, from the coding sequence GTGTCGTCCCTCGGACGCACCGCGACCGGGAAGGCGCCCGCGGCCCCGCGGCCGGCGTCCGGCCTGCTCCGGCGGGGCGGGCCGGCCGGCCGCCGCGGGCCCCGGGCCGCGCCGCCCCGCCGGCCCCGGGGCGCCGGCCGGCGCGGGGCGCGGATCGCGTGGCTGTTCTCCGCGCCGTTCCTGGTGATCTTCCTCGGGCTGTACGCGGGGCCGCTGCTGGCCGGGCTCGGCATGAGCGTCACCGACCTGCGCAGCACCGACGTCCGCGACCCGTTCGCCGTCAACGGCGTCGGGCTGGACAACTACACCCGCCTGTTCCAGGACGAGGTGATGCGCAGGGCCGCGGCCAACACGGCGTTCTTCGTGGTCACGGCCGTCCCCCTCACCATCCTCATGGGCCTGGCGGCGGCGGTCGCGCTGCACGCGGGCATCGAGCGGTTCCGGACGCCGTTCCGCATCGGCTACTTCCTGCCGCACGTCACGAGCATCGTCGGCATCGCCGTCGTGTGGCGGTTCCTGCTCGACCCCGAGGCCGGCCTGGTCAACGAGGGCCTGGCGTGGATCGGGATCGACGGCCCCGCCTGGCTGTCGGACGAGCGCACGGCGCTGCCGTCGCTGGTGGTGATGGCCGCCTGGCGGGGGTTCGGGTTCGACATGGTGATCTTCCTGGCCGCTCTCCAGGGCATCCCGCGCGACCTGTACGAGGCGGCGGACGTGGACGGCGCGGGAGCCTGGGCCCGGTTCCGGAGCATCACGCTGCCGATGCTGCGGCCCGCCCTGCTGTTCACCACGGTCTACTCCACGATCGGCTTCATGCAGTTCATGGAGGAGCCGCTGGTCATGACCAAGGGCGGCCCCGACAACGCCACCCTGTCGGCCTCGCTGGCGATCTACCAGCAGTTCGGGGTGGGCAACTACGGCTACGCGGGCGCCGCGGCGAGCGTGCTGTTCACCGTGATCATCGCGCTGACGTTCCTGCAGTTCCGCCTGATGCGGGCCAAGCACCACTAG
- a CDS encoding acyl-CoA dehydrogenase family protein: MTETLGTRSATHEVTNQAPPLAPYDASDDAALLEGLRREGAGWAEDDVRRVGRMAGGPEAQQWGEDANRHEPSLRTHDRFGHRIDEVEFHPAWHQLMRVAVAEGLAGSVWASDRPGAHVARTATGLVWGHTEAGHACPMAMTYAVVPALRHQPDLAAVYEPLLASRVYDPGLAVPTTKRGLLAGMGMTEKQGGSDVRTNTTVATPTGEDGVYTLRGHKWFTSAPMCDLFLVLAQAPGGLSCFLVPRILPDGSRNAFRIQRLKDKLGNRSNASSEPEFDGTVAWLVGGEGRGVKTIIDMVNLTRLDCVMGSATLMRKTLVEAGHHVRHRAAFGAALIDKPLMRNVIADLALESEAATALTLRLAGATDRALAGDESERAFRRIATAAGKYWVTKRGPAFTAEALECLGGNGYVEESGMPRHYREAPLLSIWEGSGNVNALDVLRALAREPGTLDALLAELALAHGENEHLDRAVARLKEDLADTEEAQSRARRLVERIALALQGALLVRHAPPAVADAFCATRLGGDWGHAFGTLPRSVDTASVLTRALPSLA; this comes from the coding sequence ATGACGGAAACGCTGGGGACCCGGTCCGCCACCCATGAGGTGACCAACCAGGCGCCGCCGCTCGCGCCCTACGACGCCTCCGACGACGCCGCGCTGCTGGAGGGCCTGCGCCGCGAGGGCGCGGGCTGGGCCGAGGACGACGTGCGCAGGGTCGGCCGCATGGCGGGAGGCCCGGAGGCGCAGCAGTGGGGCGAGGACGCCAACCGGCACGAGCCGTCCCTGCGTACGCACGACCGGTTCGGCCACAGGATCGACGAGGTCGAGTTCCATCCGGCCTGGCACCAGCTGATGCGGGTGGCCGTGGCCGAGGGGCTGGCCGGCTCGGTGTGGGCCTCCGACCGACCCGGCGCCCACGTCGCGCGCACCGCGACCGGGCTGGTCTGGGGGCACACCGAGGCCGGTCACGCCTGCCCGATGGCGATGACGTACGCGGTCGTGCCCGCGCTGCGTCACCAGCCCGACCTGGCCGCGGTCTACGAGCCGCTGCTGGCGAGCCGGGTCTACGATCCGGGCCTGGCCGTGCCCACCACCAAGCGCGGGCTGCTGGCCGGCATGGGCATGACCGAGAAGCAGGGCGGCTCGGACGTGCGCACCAACACCACCGTCGCCACCCCCACCGGCGAGGACGGCGTCTACACGCTGCGCGGCCACAAATGGTTCACCTCGGCGCCGATGTGCGATCTCTTCCTGGTGCTGGCCCAGGCTCCCGGCGGCCTGTCGTGCTTCCTGGTGCCGCGGATCCTGCCGGACGGGTCGCGCAACGCCTTCCGGATCCAGCGGCTCAAGGACAAGCTCGGCAACCGGTCCAACGCCAGCAGCGAGCCCGAGTTCGACGGCACGGTCGCCTGGCTGGTCGGCGGGGAGGGCCGGGGCGTCAAGACGATCATCGACATGGTCAACCTGACCCGCCTGGACTGCGTGATGGGCTCCGCGACCCTCATGCGCAAGACGCTCGTCGAGGCCGGCCACCACGTACGGCACCGCGCGGCGTTCGGCGCGGCGCTGATCGACAAGCCGCTGATGCGCAACGTCATCGCCGACCTGGCACTGGAGTCCGAGGCCGCCACGGCGCTGACCCTGCGGCTGGCCGGGGCGACCGACCGCGCCCTGGCGGGCGACGAGTCCGAACGGGCGTTCCGGCGCATCGCCACCGCCGCCGGCAAGTACTGGGTGACCAAGCGGGGCCCGGCGTTCACCGCCGAAGCCCTCGAATGCCTGGGCGGCAACGGCTACGTCGAGGAATCCGGTATGCCGCGTCACTACCGGGAGGCCCCGCTCCTGTCGATCTGGGAGGGGTCGGGCAACGTCAACGCCCTCGACGTCCTGCGCGCCCTGGCCCGCGAACCGGGCACGCTGGACGCGTTGCTCGCCGAACTGGCCCTGGCCCACGGGGAGAACGAGCACCTGGACCGGGCGGTGGCAAGGCTCAAGGAGGACCTGGCCGACACCGAGGAGGCCCAGAGCCGGGCGCGCCGCCTGGTCGAGCGGATCGCCCTCGCCCTCCAGGGCGCCCTGCTGGTCCGGCACGCCCCGCCGGCCGTCGCCGACGCCTTCTGCGCCACCCGCCTGGGCGGCGACTGGGGCCACGCCTTCGGCACCCTGCCTCGCTCCGTCGACACCGCCTCGGTCCTCACCCGCGCCCTGCCGTCCCTGGCCTGA
- a CDS encoding SDR family oxidoreductase, with protein MDNDQPKSPRPSDQKVVLVTGASSGIGEAIAARLAGEGHQVVAGARRTERLRRLADRTAETAARSGGGLLPVRLDVTDRGDVDAFVATARDRFGRVDAFIANAGVMPLSPLGALLVDEWERMIDVNVRGLLYGIASALPVFTAQGAGHFVTIASIGAHEVVPTSAVYSGTKFAAWAITEGLRLESDPSIRVTTVSPGVVTSELADSITDRGAAEAMRAYRAHAIEPDAVAGAVSYALAQPEDVDVNEIVVRPARQR; from the coding sequence ATGGACAACGACCAGCCGAAATCCCCTCGACCCTCCGATCAGAAGGTCGTCCTCGTCACCGGCGCGAGCAGCGGTATCGGGGAGGCCATCGCCGCCCGCCTCGCCGGCGAAGGGCATCAGGTGGTCGCGGGCGCGCGCCGCACCGAACGCCTGCGGCGACTCGCCGACCGCACCGCGGAGACCGCCGCGCGCTCCGGCGGCGGCCTCCTTCCCGTACGGCTCGACGTGACCGACCGCGGCGACGTCGACGCCTTCGTCGCCACCGCCCGCGACCGGTTCGGCCGGGTCGACGCGTTCATCGCCAACGCCGGGGTCATGCCGCTGTCGCCCCTGGGCGCCCTGCTGGTGGACGAGTGGGAGCGGATGATCGACGTGAACGTCCGCGGCCTGCTGTACGGCATCGCGTCGGCCCTGCCGGTGTTCACCGCCCAGGGGGCGGGGCACTTCGTCACGATCGCGAGCATCGGCGCGCACGAGGTGGTGCCGACGAGCGCCGTCTACTCGGGCACCAAGTTCGCCGCCTGGGCGATCACCGAGGGCCTGCGCCTGGAGTCCGACCCGTCGATCCGGGTCACGACCGTCTCTCCCGGGGTGGTCACCTCCGAACTCGCCGACTCCATCACCGACCGCGGGGCCGCCGAGGCCATGCGCGCCTACCGGGCGCACGCGATCGAGCCGGACGCCGTCGCCGGCGCGGTCTCCTACGCCCTCGCGCAGCCGGAGGACGTGGACGTCAACGAGATCGTCGTCCGCCCGGCCCGCCAGCGCTGA
- a CDS encoding TetR/AcrR family transcriptional regulator, which produces MSRSPAGPREKLIEAGVRLLEEQGPEALNARRLAAEIGASTMAVYTHFGGMAGLYEALAREAFARFERYLRRVPDTDDPVNDLLVLGLSYREFAVASPPRYRMMFGITSPGNVLPSFGHDLTTEGTPTTMAEMNRAFALLPRQVRRAMDAGRIRRDDPIAVAGQFWSMIHGYVLLETIGVFGAEGRGVLHILGPQVVNLLVGLGDERQAAELSAGRSLLAIEAARTVEPEPEPAPRRGRRPRPVR; this is translated from the coding sequence ATGTCCAGGAGCCCGGCGGGTCCGCGCGAGAAGCTGATCGAGGCCGGGGTGCGCCTGCTCGAGGAACAGGGACCGGAGGCGCTGAACGCCCGGCGGCTCGCCGCGGAGATCGGCGCGTCCACGATGGCCGTCTACACCCACTTCGGCGGGATGGCCGGGCTGTACGAGGCGCTCGCGCGGGAGGCGTTCGCACGGTTCGAGCGTTACCTGCGGCGCGTGCCCGACACCGACGACCCCGTGAACGACCTGCTGGTCCTCGGGCTGTCCTACCGGGAGTTCGCGGTCGCGAGCCCGCCCCGGTACCGGATGATGTTCGGGATCACCTCGCCGGGGAACGTCCTCCCGTCGTTCGGGCACGACCTCACCACCGAGGGCACGCCGACGACGATGGCCGAGATGAACCGGGCCTTCGCCCTGCTGCCCAGGCAGGTGCGGCGGGCCATGGACGCCGGGCGGATCCGGCGGGACGACCCGATCGCCGTGGCGGGGCAGTTCTGGAGCATGATCCACGGCTACGTGCTGCTGGAGACCATCGGGGTGTTCGGGGCGGAGGGGCGCGGCGTTCTCCACATCCTGGGCCCGCAAGTGGTCAATCTGCTGGTCGGCCTGGGCGACGAGCGCCAGGCCGCCGAACTCTCCGCCGGGCGGTCGCTGCTGGCCATCGAGGCGGCCAGGACCGTCGAGCCGGAGCCGGAGCCGGCGCCGCGCAGGGGCCGGCGGCCACGGCCCGTGCGGTGA
- a CDS encoding GNAT family N-acetyltransferase, producing MSDTSTTAGVEVTDNPGESRYEARLEGNLAGIAQYIRTDELIAFVHTEVERAYEGRGVGSALVRASLDAARADGVAVLAVCPFYTGWIGRHREYQDLLYTSGSRVTD from the coding sequence ATGAGCGACACGAGCACGACCGCCGGAGTGGAAGTCACCGACAACCCCGGCGAGAGCCGGTACGAGGCACGACTGGAGGGGAACCTGGCGGGGATCGCCCAGTACATCCGCACCGACGAGCTGATCGCGTTCGTGCACACGGAGGTGGAGCGGGCGTACGAGGGCCGCGGTGTCGGGTCGGCGCTGGTGCGCGCGTCGCTGGACGCGGCGCGGGCGGACGGCGTCGCCGTGCTCGCCGTCTGCCCCTTCTACACCGGCTGGATCGGCCGGCACCGCGAGTACCAGGACCTGCTGTACACCAGCGGGAGCCGGGTCACGGACTGA